A genomic window from Persephonella sp. includes:
- a CDS encoding MBOAT family O-acyltransferase — MGNSMQELINGCIDHLRIGNFLFFLLLPPLFLLSYFSSRLSITGYKLFQVFIGFIYYLLILKGNLPALFIFMNLIAINYLLLRNMDLFDNKPSVRKAILIVAIVINLIPLIMMKDYLPLLKTEPNYFIQIIGLSYFSLNAISMFVDFYKKKFRKFFLIDFLLYSIYFPKIFAGPLVRYREFIRQVNWNYKNKTFNELNLGVFLLALGIIKKWFADYLFQYSSAIFSNPAGFGGEELFMNIYVYTAYIFLDFSGYTDIARGTSLLMGINLPENFRSPYLSKSFREFWRRWHITLYQWIRDYVYIDLLGGNRKGKIRTYINILIAFILSGIWHGNYFNYIIWGFSHGLGVIFTRDLKEDSRIKRYLMWFLTFNLIAVLWIVFAITDISTLKDYFVTMVTGFNPVGLASFIVFRTDIVIPLIIGFGIAFIDSWLKEKFIVNLPPYRFYAVSSILFLIAIFLLNYKVAVSPFLYESF, encoded by the coding sequence ATGGGAAATAGTATGCAAGAGCTAATAAATGGATGTATAGACCACCTGAGAATCGGTAATTTTTTGTTTTTTCTGTTACTTCCTCCATTATTTTTGCTGAGTTATTTTTCCTCCAGACTGAGCATTACAGGCTATAAACTTTTTCAGGTTTTTATTGGATTTATTTATTATCTACTGATTCTCAAGGGAAACCTGCCTGCACTTTTTATATTTATGAACCTTATTGCTATTAACTATCTCCTGCTCAGGAATATGGATTTATTTGATAATAAGCCCTCTGTCCGTAAAGCTATTTTGATTGTTGCTATTGTTATAAATCTTATCCCTCTAATTATGATGAAGGATTATCTGCCACTTTTAAAAACAGAGCCTAATTATTTTATTCAGATTATAGGTCTTTCTTACTTTTCTTTAAATGCAATCTCAATGTTTGTTGATTTTTATAAAAAGAAATTTAGAAAGTTTTTCCTGATAGATTTTCTGCTTTATTCAATATATTTTCCAAAAATATTTGCAGGTCCCCTTGTTAGATACAGGGAATTTATCAGGCAGGTTAACTGGAATTACAAAAATAAAACTTTTAATGAGCTAAATCTTGGTGTTTTTTTACTGGCACTGGGTATTATAAAAAAATGGTTTGCTGATTATCTGTTCCAGTATTCCTCGGCTATTTTTTCAAATCCTGCAGGCTTTGGTGGTGAAGAGTTATTTATGAATATTTATGTTTATACAGCTTATATATTTCTGGATTTTTCGGGATATACAGACATTGCAAGGGGAACTTCTTTGCTTATGGGAATTAACCTCCCTGAAAATTTCAGGTCGCCATATCTTTCCAAAAGTTTCAGGGAATTTTGGAGAAGATGGCATATAACACTTTATCAGTGGATAAGGGATTATGTTTATATTGATTTATTAGGTGGCAATAGGAAGGGAAAAATCAGGACATATATCAATATATTGATTGCCTTTATTTTAAGTGGAATATGGCATGGTAATTACTTTAACTATATTATCTGGGGATTTTCCCATGGACTTGGTGTGATTTTTACGCGGGATTTAAAGGAAGATAGCAGAATAAAAAGATATCTGATGTGGTTTTTGACATTTAATCTAATTGCTGTGTTATGGATTGTTTTTGCGATTACTGATATATCAACTTTAAAGGATTATTTTGTGACAATGGTTACAGGTTTTAATCCTGTAGGACTGGCTTCTTTTATTGTTTTCAGAACAGATATTGTTATTCCCTTAATCATTGGTTTTGGGATAGCCTTCATAGATAGCTGGCTAAAGGAGAAATTTATTGTAAATCTTCCTCCATATAGATTTTATGCAGTATCTTCTATTTTGTTTTTGATAGCTATATTCTTACTTAACTATAAGGTTGCTGTTTCACCATTTTTGTATGAAAGTTTTTAG
- the rdgB gene encoding RdgB/HAM1 family non-canonical purine NTP pyrophosphatase yields the protein MIDKVLVATTNKGKLKEFKQLLSKYGIQVLSLEDMPEKFEVEEDKETFLENAIKKAREYAQFYKIPVIAEDAGLEVKALNGYPGVYSARFYDIEFGGKQPLEENKDKANIKKLLRLMEGVEDREARFVSVVVFYNPEDFGLWTEGYCYGKITDKPIGDKGFGYDPIFVPEGYLVTMAQLTPEEKNKISHRGKAVRKLVEKLQKLL from the coding sequence ATGATTGATAAAGTTCTGGTAGCCACAACAAATAAAGGAAAATTAAAGGAATTCAAGCAGCTTTTATCAAAATACGGAATACAGGTTTTATCCCTTGAAGATATGCCTGAAAAATTTGAAGTAGAAGAGGATAAAGAAACATTTTTAGAAAATGCGATTAAAAAAGCCAGAGAGTATGCCCAGTTTTACAAAATACCTGTTATTGCTGAGGATGCAGGTTTAGAGGTAAAAGCCTTAAACGGATATCCCGGTGTGTATTCTGCAAGATTTTATGATATTGAGTTTGGAGGCAAACAGCCTCTAGAGGAAAATAAGGATAAAGCCAATATTAAAAAGCTCCTCAGACTTATGGAAGGTGTTGAGGATAGGGAGGCCAGATTTGTCAGTGTTGTTGTTTTTTATAATCCTGAGGATTTCGGTCTATGGACAGAAGGATACTGCTACGGGAAAATAACAGATAAGCCTATCGGGGATAAAGGCTTTGGATATGACCCAATTTTTGTTCCTGAAGGATATTTGGTAACAATGGCACAGCTTACACCTGAAGAAAAAAACAAAATATCCCATAGAGGAAAGGCAGTTAGAAAATTAGTGGAAAAACTTCAAAAACTCCTCTAA